One Marmota flaviventris isolate mMarFla1 chromosome 17, mMarFla1.hap1, whole genome shotgun sequence genomic window, CTAGAAAATTCTGACATCCTGCAGTTTGAGTTTCCTGAGTGAATCATTTGTGGGTTCCCaagctttgttttttatttttttatttgcaaataattgataagatgtgatttttttttttttttggtggtggttcaGGGGATCAAATTCATGGCCTCACTCACACTAGCAAAATGTAACTTTTAGCAAGCTATGTCTTGGTTACTTTGATAAAGAAGCCAAGGCTATCAGAGGATATTGGTGGTTTTGTAATTCAGCCTATGAAatgatagatgagaaaactgaggcccagattGGGGCCCCAAATCACAGTGGGCACTGAGAACAGTATATGAATCCCCAGGCTCCTAATTTAGTGCTTTCCACATGGTACCTTCTTAAGGGAGACATGGCAACAATGTCAATAATATGATTTGGTGGCTTCAAGAAATTGTTTTTCGTTTTCCAGcctcaaatttcttttaaaatcatctttacaACAACCTTTAAATATCATTGTTCCTACACATACATGTAACCAACTGGTCAATGATTCATAGTGACAATAACTGACACAGACTCATCAACCAATAAACCAAAATGAGTTTATAAATGTGACAAGAATATTATGTACTCTCTAAAGGAAGTATTATTAGTGTTGTTAATAGCCAAGCAAGAACTAAGTGGGGGCTGGAGTGTAGCACAGTGGTACAGCACGTgttcagcatgtgtgaggtcctgggttcaatctccagcaccaaaagtaaaacaaacaaacaaacaacagcaacaacaacaacaaaaaaacccagttGATTGGAGCCTGGATAATATGCTATTTGGAGAAGAgtatagaaaaacattttctttaatttgctGTTGCACAAAGTATAAATTGATAATCTCTCTTTTGCAATATCtatcaaaatttaaagtatgCCTACCCTGTGATATAACATTTCTCCTTTTAGACATTAACTGTGGATAAAAGCATGTACATGTGCATACAAAGACATGTGTAAGGATACTTTTATTGTAGtattatttaccatttttaaatgaaaccatCTAATGCCcgtcaaactaaaataaaatagtcaTGTTTTATACTACAGCACTATAAAAGCAGTGagctagggtttttttgtttttgtttttgttttttgtggatcATTGTGAGTATGTCTCAAAAACATGCAAGTTATTAAGAGAATTAAGTCTTTTATGTAAATGTTTCCCATGctcctaaaaatacatttttctcctaTGGGGACACTATATgtgtagaaaattattttttaaaaaattatctggaaAGATTTATCCCAAATTCATAGCAGTGGATATCTCTGGGGAGTCAGAAAGGGACCAGACCAGAGTCAAAGAGGATTTTAGATTTATTTGaaatgcactgatttttttttaaagggaacatTTCTGCATAGATGACATGCTTAAACATTGGGgcttaaattaaaagaaataactaaTGGGATCTGTCCACAAATGAAACTGTCCTATTTAGTAGTTGTGTTCACTATTCCAGCAGCTTCCTACATATCTGAATGCCATATAACATTCTTGTTGGATATGGATATAGAACTCAAGCTCATTCCAAAGAGCAACAAAATGTCATTCTTCTGAGAAAGTTATTAATAGTGCAGCCTACTCAGGGTCTAATTATTCAGTGTGCAGATTATACAAGctccttttttcttctccatgTCTACCTCCTTCCTACTGCCCACTCTTTAaccattttattaatcttttgcACCTTTGCCAGAAAATGCAAGGGACACAGAAAAGAGGGGAATGTTAGCTCAGCTGTTTCTCCCGCTGGATGTTGGAAAACTTTGGTGGAGGGTGAGGACTGGAATTATTTGTTAAAGATACAGTAAATGTGTTGGACTATCTATGGGTCTACAACTGTTCTTATGGAAGGAGTAAGGAGTAACCTACACAGAGGGATGAGAGGGACTCACTAACCTTCCATTGAtgccagagctgctgggatcagaATACCTTCTGGAAGGAGGGCCTTATTTCTAGAGGATCATTGAGGAAATGCAAACACACATTGGAAAATATGTGGCTatagccaagtgcagtggtgcatgtttataatcccagcagctctggaggctgaggcaggaggattgtaagttcaaaggcagcctcagcaacttagtgaggccctaaatagcttaccaagtccctgtctcaaaataaaaaataaaaagggctggggatgtggctaaatggttaagtgtccttgggttcaatccctggtacaataaaTATCTAATTGGCCAGGAAAAATGTAGctagataaaatgcaaaaataagagGGTGTGAGTAGCCTTCAGAACTACCACCACCACAATAATAATAGTAGCTAGCATTGCAGTAAATTCTTCACAGGGATTATCTCGTTCAACCTTCACAGCAACTTATGAGCTAGGTATTatcatcccatttttttttagataaggaaactgagaccttAATAGTTGAATAACTATCTCAAAGTCACAAGTAAATGGTGTAGATGGAGTTAGGGCTAACAAACACTAATGCCTGTCTTCTTAGTATTACGTTGTTTCATCCAATACTAGCACAGCTTAGTTTATTATATTTACCCTCAGAGAGCACAGACCCAAGGCTTATAATCTTAAATTATTACAAATTGTCCAGTCAGGACAGACTCATTAGCATATACACCATGTTTATAATTGCATACTGTTTCATCATTTGTCTTCTCCACACTAAATGTTCTAGGAGGTTTAGAACTTAAGTGTGTTGTTTACCATTGTATCTTTATTTCCTAGCCCATGCTGAGCACAAAGTAGGAACTCAATACATTTCTGAATGACTACAAGAGAAAGGCTGGAGGAAGACCTTGAACATGGATAAACTACTGCTTATGTTCTAATTAAACTTAAATGCTTGAATCTTGCAGTTCCTCCTCTCCTAAGTGGAAATGACTTCCAAACAGTTGAAGAAGACAGCAATGTGAACTTGGTTTGCAATGTGAAATCCAACCCCCAGGCTCAAATGATGTGGTACAAAAACAATAACATCCTGACTTTAGAGAAAAACCATCACCAAATCCAACAGACAAGCGAGTCTCTTCAGCTGTCCATCAGCAAAGTCAAGAAATCTGACAATGGAACCTACAGCTGTATTGCAAATTCACCTCTGAAAATGGAGACCTTGGACTTCCACCTGATTGTTAAAGGTAACTCTCTTTTTAAGCAATATCCAGCATGGTGAAAAACTCATAATAGAGTCTCAGTAAATAACTTTggcggggctgggattgtggctcagcggtagagcgctcacctagcacaggagaggccctgggttcaatcctcagcaccacataaaaattaattaattaattaataatattgtatccaactacaactaaaaaataaatatcttttaaaaaatatttttgatgacaACAAATGATGAATCTGGGAAATCTAggattttctttggagaaatatcccTATCCAAGGAATTGCCCATTAAGAATTCCAGTCAGTCCTTTTAGGGGAATTATGCCCTTCCATACCAGAAGGTCCTTGCTAGAACCAAATGTAGAAAGCAATTctgattggctttttttttttttttttagggcaggGGGAGTACcaggattggactcaggggtacttgacgaCTGAGtcgcacccccagccctattttgtattttatttagagacagggtctcattgagttgcttagtgccttgcttttgctgaggctggctttgaattcatgatccttctgcctcaacctcccaaactgctggaattacaagcgtGTGTCACCATGCTGGCTGATGGACTTTAAGGGAAGAGAACTTCCACAAATTGTCTTGGGCAGCAAGGTGAGACACACTGATCTTTGAGTTCCCAGCCTAATGACAAACAGAAGAGAAGTCAGAAACACTCAGAAGAAAGATGCTGATTatctagttattttttaaaaaatggatttctaAAACCACTCCTCACTCTTAAATCCAAACCTATACGCTTGTCAGCAGagggaatgggaaaaaatgaaggcaaaaaaaaaaaaacaaacaaactctttCTCTTGGATTTATGTTTCATCTACCAAGATTTTTGTTATTAATGttgttgccagggattgaacccaggggtgcttaatcagtgagccacatccccaactctttttaatttttttttatttagagacagggtctcactcagttgcttagggcctcagtaagtttctgaatctggctttgaactttcgatcctcctgcctcagcctcctgagctgctgggattataggcatgtgccactgcatccagttaTAGCTACTCAGGTTTATCACCCCTGCAATAACAGAGAACAAATGAAGCTCCAAATATTTTTCCCTCCTCATATTTCTTGCTCAAACCAAAAGAGAAAGGCGAGATACCTAATGTAGCAGATGCAGAAAATGCTCATGCACATGTTCTCTGGTCTCAGGCCAGTATGCAAGAAGCAGCCAAACATGCTAAGGCTCCTAAATCTTGTTAGAACATTATTCACTTTGTCATTTGCTTCCTTGTACCTACTCATTGCTACTGTTGCCAGTTCCCAGGAAGCCAACTTGAACCCCTGCCAGAAATGATGGACCGATGTACCCAGTACTGATGTATTCTTATTTCCTCTTGCGGCCCAGCAGGGGTGGTCAGGACATGAAGGGAGCGGCTGATGGGAAGAGTTGCTGTTGGTTGACTGCCCATCATTGTGACTGCTCAGCAATTTGTCCTGCAGAGCAGTGACAGTATGCCTAGGGACTGCTTGCTTTAAAAACCAGACTCACAAATATTCTAGATACCCATAGGAGAGAAACCTTGGAAGGGTTTTTTATTAAGGCACATAGGGTTTGGCTTGAAACTTGTGGCTTTTTACCTCCCCAGGACCACATAAGCAGTGTAGTATGGGTCTCATACCATGTCATCCTATCTGGCTGTAAGACCACACTTGAAAGCTAGGGAATGATATCATTCCTTTTGGTTAAAAAGAAATTGTAATTGCTCTAtgccacagggggaaaaaaatatatatcccatacAGCTTGTGTGGCAATCAGCAAATTGCCTTTCGGGTGGGCAGAAACTTGTTTTGGGTGGAGCTCTTCCAAACCaacttgtttttcttatttcttcttgctttgttACTTCCCTGGCTGTTGGCTGCCTTCATAACACAAGCCCTCTGCTGCTGGTGCCGAGGCTCAGTGCCAAGTTTTCCACGAGGCTCTCCCAGCTTCATTGCTCAGTGGGGTAGTTTCTAAATGAAGCCATGCAAAGCCAGAAATGACATCACAGagctgtgttgtgtgtgtgtgtgtgtgtgtgtgtgtgtgtttgtgtggtgctggcaatcaaatccagggccttgcacatgctaggcaggcactctactgcTAAACTACATCCtcacccccacccttttttttttctttaatttttagtttttgagtcagggtctcatacATTGCTCAAATTgacctggaacttgggatcctcctgcctccagctcccaagtagctgggattacaggcatgtgccaccatgctcagcatcAGGAAGTCTTTCTTGAGCCCATGTGCTGAAATTATTTTACCACAATGGATGCGAGAGGTAGAGATACCAAGTCTGGTTACAAAGGAGAGCATAAAAGCAGAACAAGAGGAGAGATGCAGTTATGTTTGTCAAAATCATTTCCAACAGAAACTTAGAATCCACGGGCTCAGATGGTTTTCAGCTTGTTTGTGGAATGGAAGCTGTTACATGTGGCTTCATTTTATTCATCCTGGTAGAAAAATTATTCCAACCTGTGACTGAATTCTGATTTCCTAATCATATCATCTTTGCTTCCCCTTTATTTTGACATCTTTCCTTGCCACCAAAGTGGAGGGGTCCTTAAGTAAGGTAAAGCCCCTTAGTGTGTCCCAGAGCTAGCTCTTACAGAGCCAGAACTTTCTAGAAGAAGACCCACTGAACACAGTTTCTCCAGAGGCTGGTAAGACCCACACCTtcataagaataattttttaggaacaaaaaattttaagaacagTTAAGAGAGGGCAGAAATGAAGGATACTTAATCCATTTGCTCCCCAAAATTATTCTGCATAGGAGCTGGgcaaataataggaagaaaatgaattaaaaggcAATTGATTAATGCATTATACAGGTATGGGGGAATAAActctatttaataatattaaggcacatagggtttggctttgagatTAGATTTATCTTAAAGTTGCCTGTTCTCCTCCTCCCACCTTTCTCCCTTTGTATGCTGTCACGACCCTATTCCTTTTATAATGCTTATCTCAGTCTGTTTCCCCTCTTTAGAATATGAGCACCATGAAGGCAGGAACTTCCATCTCTGCTCCATTCTATCTCAGCACCTCACATACATTAgccactcagtaaatatttgctgattacACCTCAATCCACAAACTCAATTGTACAATCAATGAcatagtctatttttttttaattcctaaaatTTTATCTAAGCCATGATCAGAGCCCATTCCCTTCCTTGGATGGCATTGGAATTTGGGGACTTAGACAGAGTCACTTAAAAACTTttgtggccaggcatggtggcagggcacatgcctgtaatcccagctgctcaggaggctgaggcaggatgatcacaagttcaagaccagcctcagcaatttaatgaagctctgagcaacttagcaaaaccctatctcaaaatgaaaaatgaaatgggctagggatgtgggtcagtggttaagtgctcctagtTCAATCTGTGACCCATGGTaccaaaaaggcaaaaaaaaaaaaaaaaaaaaaaaaaaaaacctttgttttGACCCTAAACACTTCTACTTTGAAGCACTTCATTCCCCTCTCATATCAAACATATTAAAACAAAGCACATTAAGAGTATTTTTTTGCCATAAACATTTTGAAAGGAGCTCTATAACTTGAATACATTTTGAAGTTTGTTATAAATAAGTTATTAATTTCATCCTTGAAATTGAAACATTGATATTTAacatttgggttatagttagcacagggttacattttattttagtttactaattttgatattttctttttatgctttgGAGACCATGCTTTATCCCTCATCTCACCTCCAGATTGCGAATATTTTCAAAGGCTTTTGGAAAGCTTTCAAACACAGGCATCATGCCTGTCTGATGAGAGAAATAACTCTGTTATTACCTGGAGCTCAGATAATAAGGGAATGGAatgagagggggggagggggagggagagagagaaaatctttgctaaagTTGGAAAGGCTTAGAGTTCTATTTCCCTAGAGGCACCATGCAGTCATTTTCTATAATGTCTTGACACCTCTTTAGGCTACTCTCACAGTACAGGTATAATTGTCCCTAGTACTCCCAGGGCCCATagacttctctctctttccttctccagaAAGTTCTGCACTCTTTATCTTCTTACTCACAAAgccttcttccccttctttcctgCTCTGAGATACcacctaaaattttttttttttttttggtttttcaaaAGCCAGAAAAAATTATTAACTTCCGCCTACTTCTTTCTTTAGGGCAGAAATTGTGGATGAAGAAAGCACAAAGTGATCTGACTGCTTGCTTTGGGGGAGCTAGtcatattataataaattattctttcataAAGGAATGAATTCATAAACCTGTCTCTGCCATTTATTAGTTCTGTGACTTTGGAACTGATCTCTCAAAGCCCTTgcttccttgtctgtaaaatggtaCTTATCTACCTTTTGGCATTGTTGGGAAGATTTAAttaagaagatgatatataaaaatgcaagAGACAATGACTGGGACTTACATATCAGAAGCATAcaattgttcatttttcttccctgtgtTTGCATTTCTGACAGATAAAGCTGTGGTGGTACCAATAGAACCCATTATTGCTGCATGTGTTGTGATCTTTCTGACACTGTGCTTTGGACTGCTTGCTAGACGACAAAGAATAATGAAGGTATCTAAGAATTCTGAGCTATTGGGGCAACAAGTCAtctaaagggctggggtgtgactcagtggcagagtgggtTCTCtgtatgcatgagaccctgggttcgatccccagcactacacacccACACAAAGAATCACCTAAATAATGCCAGAAAACTGGCTATATAAATGACTTGAGTTATAACAAATTTTGTCTGGTCCTCTTATGGTAAGATCTAAAATGAAGTTGCTCAAAGgaataaatattgtaaatatatatacatatgtgtgtgtgtttacaatgAATATTGCTTCACAAAGAATAGAAGTACATATGGACAAGGCCTGAATGACAATAGCTGTGGTGTTAGGGGTAAGGAATTGGTAGGcgattttgagttgatttttcttccttttaaatttccctttattGTTGCTATGGTGTCTGAGGTACAGTAAGTAAACACAAGGAGGAACATCTGCTCTGGGTTCAGAGATCTACGTGCTTACCTCTTAAGTACAGTCACATGCTTCAGCTGGAGTGGGCTGGGGTTGGAATTGTCAAATGGTTAACCTCATTGCTTAGCATGATTCAGAGTATGTGCATGCATAAGTTAATGCATGCATTTGATTCTGCCAGTTAATTCAGTGCCAAAGAAGGGCTGATATGGCGGAAAGTCCTCTGCTGAACTCACCAGTCAGCAAGGGGCATTCTCTTTGCAATACATAACTAAGTGTTATTCAGGGCAATAATGTCTCCCAAGAAGAAATTCACCCCACCCTTTGTACCAATCCAAAGCAATTTGATATCTATATATGAAATACCTGACTGTTTAGGGGTCCTGAAAACATCCTGATGAAAAGTTGCATCTTTTTGAAAttcaataaaaactatttaagtGACCAAAGAAATGAGACCTCAGCCAGTGCAGAGGTGGCTGTATTTCCACAGCACCTGTCCCTAGGCTTTCTTGATGTATTAAAAATACTTATCCATGGGCCTCAGAAAAGCAGGAAAACTCATTGCTCTTGTGTTTGCTTTCAGCTTTGCATAAAAGAGAAAGACCCTCACACAGAAACAGCTTTGTAAGTACTCTGGACTGGGGTTATTTCTGGAAGCAGTGGGCAGCAGCGGTACATTATTAAGCCATTCCAGGCAAAATCCTCCAGAGATGGGTGATATACGAAGGTGAAGGGGTTGGGGTGTGGGGGGAATAGAACGTGCAGGAAAATCTGCCTCCACTTTACAGTAAGACAGATTGAAAGGTTGCCTAGAACCAAGAACACCTTTGGGTCTTACACCTACTCTCTAAGCAAGTTTGGCCAATAGTTTTGCAACTGTATTGCCAAACGAAGCAAATGACTGAGAGGACCTGCCCTGCGGGGAGCCACTGACTGCTGTAGTACTGCTTCACAACCAGGTCAGGAGCTACATTCTTCACCCTAATTATTACCTTTCTTTGGAGCTCCTTTAGTCTCTTGGCTCCACGCATGTGAAGTGGGCAGTGGGGTAACAAGAATAAAAGCCTCCGTCAGAGAGGAtggattttgttttgaatttttttttgtgtgttgctaAGATCATCATTATAATTAATTTCTTGGTTCATttcagatgagaacactgagatGCCATCGAATAGAGGAAGAGTTGTGCATCAGGACCTCCTCAATTTATGTAGTCCCATCTGtatttattgctattattaaaTTCACTCCTGTCAAATTGTCAGAGGTTATGATGAAGTGTTTTATTAATCACTTAACAGTAGTTGTTATGACTAATCTGATATACTTATGGGACAATTTTATGGAAAGAGCTGTTCAGAATGAAAAGTAAGATTTCGTTAAGTTTTCTCCTTAAAGTGTATGTGAATTAATTATTTGTTCCGATTAGATTGACAACCATCTActatttgatttgtatttttttcaggtACGATATTAACAGGCATTTGGAGTTCCCAAATCAGTCcaattaccaaaaaataaaaataaatatgagggAACAACGTagagtgatctttttttttttctaaattaccaGGAAAGtacataaaaaatgcaaattatcacTTACTTTCACtgtcattttataaaagaaatgtctTAGGACTAAAGAAAGATTATAATCTCAGAACATAAGACAGTCCTCCAAGtggaataaatttaatattatgaaaaattcagcatatgttcttatttttctcttctcaccATGGTTGACATGGTCACAAAATTGATGAGCTCTATGAGGAAATGAATGTGTGAAGAGCAAGGGAGGGAGCTGGCCAGTGTGTTCCAAGcatcttttgattctttttccaTGGTCCTTTGCATAGATCTAGGTGTATTAATTATGAATCAGCCTGTACTTTTCTCATACATATCAACTTCAAGTTGCAGCTTGCTTAAAATTTATcagtctcccccacccccacacccatcCTTTTTTCATAAGAATCTAGGCTTCTCTTTCCCATACAACTGGCTTGAACTGATGAAGAGGCAATGCTGGCCAGAATCACCTTTGGTATCTTTGTGTGCTCCACCTctactttaggggaaaaaaatttttttttctttcctttctttttttaagtgttagggatcaaacccaaagcctcacatatgctaggcaagtgccctaccactgagctacacccccagcctgaaaaaaaataagttttcatcTAATGTTGCAGTAGCTAAATGTGCCGcaatgagagagaagagaggggagcAGGGAGATCTGCTGTCAGGCAAGTGGTAGAAAGGCTCTTACTGACATagaatcaaaaagaagaaatgagcaGAATATATGAAATCTCAACAGACTTGTTTCTAAAAAGAACAGACACAAATCTTGTGaagctctctttgcttccttggAAACATCAGCATGGATTAGACAGATTCTGTGGCTTACAGATTGCTATTTCTTTCTGGAGCCCTGAGCAGGGTTTTGTGGGGAAGCCTCAAGATCACATCCCTCTTTgggatttcttaaaataaaatttggaagccCCATGAAAATGCTGTAAAGATAAAGTGGGAGGATTGTGAAAAATCTGAAAGCTTAAATGACGTAGTAGAAGAAGCCTGGAAActgtaaagaagaagaagaagaggaaaaataaagaaagatctaAGGCAATAACAGGTTGggatagttttaaaagaaaaggaaatagaaaaatttacaTATCAAAATGGACTTGGAAGCAGGAAACCAGAGTTGCAGTCTTTGCTGTCTTGTGCAAGCCCTTTTCCCAACTTTGGACCTTTAGAAAATGAGGAGGTTGAATTAGGAGAGACTTAAAGGACACATCAGGCTTGACAATTCTAAGATTCTCCAAAGATGCCTACATAGTGTAGTTAAATGCGGGCAAGAGTTGGCAAGAAAGACTGAAAATGTAATACCTTTGCCCCACCTAGCAGAATTATGAATCAGCTTTGTTCTAGATCATGTAACAATCCTTGAGAATTACAGGTCATCAGTAAAGAGTTTCTTCACCTGTATAAAATCCAATGGCCTTGTACATTGGCACTGACAGGGAACATTAACTTGTTTTAACAGAGCAGAGCAATATCATAAATGACCATTACATTTCCTTTCACCTTTCAGTTTATTAAAAAACAGAGCTTGTATTAAAAATTATGTCTATTGTTAAAAATCAAAAGTGAACCTGCCTTAGAAGGACATGAAATTCCAGAACTCAAAAGAGGACCCCACAGCCTTTCCCCAGTGTTTTCTCTACCCTCTTTAAAGTACCTGAAATTCCAATATTTATGCCCTGGTTTTGATCATTGGACAAGTCCAGGGGAAAAGTGACAAGATCAGTGGCCCCTCTCTCAATCTTTCCACTAATAAGGAcacattattatttcttctcctttttgggccccagattttttcttttattttggtactgaggatcaaacccaaggcctcaagcAAGTTCTCTGCCAATGAACTACCACTCtcaggtcttactaagttgtttagggccttacttAGTTGCTGAatctagcctcaaacttgggatcctcctgcctccgcctccagtGTTGCTGgtgttacaggcatgtgctactgtgcctggctgcacATATGATTTTTTAAGAGAAGACAGCAATCTGAATTTAATGCATAGATCTcctaatttaaaatttgttggtgttatttgtttgctttagtCCTGAATATCAAGGAGTAGAGGAATCCTAGACATATGTGCCCTTTTTAGCCAGGTAGATTATAACCCAGTGTCCACTGGATTTTCATTCTCTCATGGAGATTTTTGTGAAACTGCTGTTATGATTTTCACTCATTGCCTCCTGTTCCCCACAGCTCAAGC contains:
- the Tmigd1 gene encoding transmembrane and immunoglobulin domain-containing protein 1, whose product is MAQKSSSLMQVYILLLTTILFLPREITSSSVLTVNGKAENYVLDTQRGFQASLECVVQNHTRDEELLWYREDGRVDLKPGNNINSSSVCVSSISENDHGVNFTCKLQRDQSVSVSVVLNVTFPPLLSGNDFQTVEEDSNVNLVCNVKSNPQAQMMWYKNNNILTLEKNHHQIQQTSESLQLSISKVKKSDNGTYSCIANSPLKMETLDFHLIVKDKAVVVPIEPIIAACVVIFLTLCFGLLARRQRIMKLCIKEKDPHTETAL